A window of Roseiflexus castenholzii DSM 13941 genomic DNA:
GTTTGATCGTGCCATCCGTCCAGATTTCGATCAGCAGACTATCGAAGTCGGTCGCCTGCCCGACGCGAATATTCTCGACCACATAGTTAACTTTCGGCACCGGTGTGAAAATGGCATCAATCGGGATCTCACCGATGGGCAGTGCGTCACGCTGATCGGCGGGCAGATAGCCGCGCCCGCGTTCGACCGTCATCTCCATTTCCAGCATAGCGTCGTCGCGATCAATCGTACAGATATAGTGGAAAGGATTGACAATCTCGACATTGCTGGGAGCGTCGATATCCGCAGCGCGCACAATGCCCGATCCGCGCTTCGACAACGAGATTTTCACCGGACGTTCGGCATAGGAACGCAGACGAACACCTTTGATGTTCAAGACAATTTCAGTGACGTCTTCTTTGATCCCCGAAATAGTCGAGAACTCGTGAAACACCCCATCAATTTTGATCTTCGTAATCGCTGCGCCGGGGATAGACGACAGGAGCACGCGGCGTAACGCATTCCCCAGGGTATGCCCATACCCGGGATCGAGCGGCTCGATTTTGAACCGCCCATAGTTTTCGGCAGCAGTAACGACTTCAATCTTTGGCATGGCGATGTCCAGCACGATCGCCTCCTTTTCTGTTCTGGCTGACACACATGTGCCGGGTTCCTGCGACGCAGCGTCAACGCAACCGCGCGCATCGGGAACCCGGACCAGATCAGCGGCTATAGAACTCGACAATCAACTGTTCATTAATGCCCGGCTCAGCATCTTCGCGCCGCGGCATTGCCACTACTTCGCCCGACAGATCAGCCGGGTTCAGGCGCAACCAGTCTGGCGCTTTGTGTTTGGCAAGCGCGCCGCTCTCGACCAGGTTTTTGAAGTACATGCGGCGGCGGCTTTCCGGTCGAACAGCAATCGTCTCGCCCACACGCACTGTATACGACGGGATGTTGGTCTTGCGCCCGTTCACCGTAATGTGCCCATGGGTCACGAGTTGGCGCGCCTGCGCGCGCGTCGTGGCGAAGCCGAGGCGATACACAACATTATCAAGGCGCCGTTCGAGCAGTATCAACAGATACGCACCGGTTTCTCCCGGAAACCGTTGCGCCTTCTCGAATATACGGCGGAACTGCCGTTCCAGCACGCCGTAGATATACCGCGCCTTCTGTTTTTCGAGCAGTTGCAAGCCATAATCCGACACCTGCCGTCGGCGCGCCGATGGTCCGTGCTGTCCAGGAGGGAACGGACGTTTTGCCAGTATCCGCTGCCCTTTTTCGGTGATGCCGATGCCCAGGCGCCGGCTGATTTTTCCTACAGGTCCAATATAGCGAGCCATCAATCACCCCTTATGATTGCTCAGACGCGCCGACGTTTGGGCGGACGGCAGCCGTTGTGCGGGATAGGAGTAACATCGGTGATCGCCGTGACCTGCAAGCCGGCCGCTTGCAGAGACCGAATCGCCGCCTCACGTCCCGCGCCTGGTCCCTTGACGAACACCTCAATCTGGCGCATCCCATTCTCAATCGCCTTCCGCGCTGCATTTTCCGCTGCGATCTGTGCCGCATACGGAGTGCTCTTGCGCGAACCTTTGAAACCATTTTGCCCGGCGCTCGACCAACAGACCACGTTCCCATTCGGGTCGGTGATGGTCACGATGGTATTGTTGAACGTGCTCTGAATATGCGCCTGCCCACGCGGCACATTCTTTTTTTCGCGGCGCTTGCCGCGCTGCCGTTTGGTCGTGGTAGAACCTTTTGCTGATTGCTTCGCCATGCTCTCTCCATGTCCACCCGCGCCAGACGAGCGATGCACCGATCATGCCCATCTGGCGACGCGCATTACTTCTTCAAGGTCTTCTTCTTGATGCCGATGGCCTGTCCGCGGCGACCGCGGCGGGTGCGCGCATTGGTCCGCGTGCGCTGACCGCGCACCGGCAACCCCTTACGATGGCGCAGACCGCGGTAGCACCCGATATCCATCAAGCGCTTGATATTCATTTGAATTTCGCGTCGCAAATCGCCTTCGACGCGATACTCACGCTCGACGATTTCACGAATGCGCGAAACCTCTTCCTCAGTCAGATCGCGCACCCGCGTCGCAGGGTTGACGTTCGCTTTGCGCAGCACATCAGCCCCATTTGAGCGTCCAATGCCGAAGATATAGGTAATAGCGATTTCGATGGTTTTGTTGCGCGGGAGGTCAACCCCTGCAATGCGTGCCATACACTCCTCTTCCTGCACTGATGCTGCGCGCCCCTGAGCCGCACAGCCGTCTGTCGCCTGTAGATCGGCGCGCCGATCCGCCTGAATTATGCTATCCCTGGCGCTGCTTATGCTTGGGTTGGCGGCTACAGATAACGCGCAGCACCCCTTTGCGTTTGATGACGCGACAATATTCGCAGCGCGGTTTGACCGACGCCTGAACTTTCATCTTCGTTCCTTCCAGACTACAACCCGGTATTTGAACCAACTGACAATAATAACACTCCAACGGCTGCCGTGCAACTACGCGCCGGCACATCTGGACTCTTTGCTCGATTTACTTGTAACGATACGTAATCCGCCCGCGCGTCAGATCATAGGGCGACAGCTCCACCAGCACCCGGTCCCCTTTCAAAATGCGAATGTAGTTCATCCGCATACGCCCCGAAATATGAGCCAGCACCTCGTGACCATTTTCGAGTTTCACACGAAACATGGCATTTGGCAGTGGTTCAGTGATGGTTCCTTCCATCTCGATGACATCTTTTTTTTTGGACATGCTACTCCTTTCGCGCTTAGACGCGATCGCCCGTTGGCGTCGCATTGGCAGCATACATGGTGAGCGCTTCAATCATGCTGCGTGTAACCTGTGAGATCTCACGCCGTCCATCGATTTCCACCAGCAACCCCTGATCGCGATAGTACTCAATCAGGGGCATCGTTTGTGCGAAATAGACTTCGAGCCGGTGACGCGCCGTTTCCATGGTATCATCGCTGCGCTGATACAGTTTCCCGCCGCAATCATCACAAATATTCGGATGTTTGGACGGGAAATAGTAAATATTATACGTTGCGCCACAGGTTTTGCAAGTCTGTCGTCCCGCGATACGACGCAGCAGCATATCTTCCGGCACACGAATATACAGGACGACATCGATCCGGCGCCCTTGCTTGTTGAGTTCGGCTTCGAGCGCCCGCGCCTGTTCGCGGGTGCGCGGAAACCCATCGAAAATGACCCCCCGGATGCAATCGGGCTTACTGATGCGCTCGATGATCATGCGGATCACGACCTCGTCCGGCACCAGTTCACCGCGGTCCATATACGATTTCGCCAGCATGCCGAGTTCCGTCCCCTGGCGAAGCGCCGCGCGGAACAGGTCGCCGCTGGCGACGTGCACCATCCCGGTGTGCTCCTCGAGATACTTCGCCTGTGTGCCTTTACCGGCGCCAGGCGCTCCGAGCAGAATAATATCCATGGCATCACCCTCTGCACGTCATCGAACGCCCGCTCTCAACGGTTGATAAACCCTTCGTAGTTCCGCATCACCAGTTGCGCTTCGAGTTGCCGCATTGTATCGACCGCGACGCCGACGACAATGAGCAATGCAGTCGCTCCCAGACCAATCGGTACACCGGTGAGTTGTTGGGTGATGAACGGCAAGATAGCGACCGTTCCCAGGAAGAGTGCGCCAATTCGTGTGATTCGGCTCACCACCTGGTCAAGATACTCTTCAGTGCGTTTCCCGGGCCGAATACCCGGAATGAATCCGCCGTTGCGTTGCAGCGTCTCCGGGATATTCTGCTGGTCGAAAATCACCTTCGTATAGAAGTAGGTGAAGAAATAAACCAGCACGAAGAGCGCGATCGAGTACACCAGGGTGCCGCCGCCATACTGCGGGCTGAACGTCTGATAGGTGAAGCAGGCGATCTGCTTCAGCACGCTTGCGTTGGGAGGCGCCACTTGTTCAGGGCAGCCGTAGGAGGCGATTGTGCCCGGAAAAATAATGATGCTCTGCGCGAAGATCAGCGGGATCATGCCTGCCATATTGACCTTGAGCGGAATATGGCTGCTCTGCCCGCCATACACGCGATTGCCGCGCACCCGCTTGGCGTATTGCACCGGGATGCGCCGCTGCCCCTCGTGCATGAGCACGATGCCGATGATCGTTCCAAGTGCGATGATCAGGAAGGCGATCAAGCCGATGGCCTGTTCCAGCCCGCCCAGTTCGACGGTGGTGAATGCCTGAATGATCAACCCCGGCAAACCGGCTACAATGCCTGCGAAAATAATCATCGAGACGCCGTTGCCGATCCCGCGTTCCTGGATCTGCTCGCCAAGCCACACCAGCAGCATCGTACCTGCCAGCATACTCATCAGGATTGTGAACGTCGGGAAGAAATTATTGACAATATCGAACGGCGTTTGAAACAGCGCCTGACCGGTTCTGAGGCTGCGTTCAAGCGTCAACGTTTGCCCATAGGCTTGCAACAGCGCCATCGGGATCGTCAGGTAGAACGTGATCCGGTTCAACCGCATGCGCCCCTGTTCGCCCTCTTTCCGCAATTCTTCCAGCGCCGGAATGAGCGGTACCAGGAGTTGCAGAATGATCTGCGCTGTGATGTACGGATAGACGCCCATCGCCGCAACCGACAGGTTCTGCAATGCGCCGCCGGCGAAAATGTTGAGTAACTGCGCGAGCTGATTGCCCTGCAAAGCGAGCCGCAGGCTTTCCAGCGCCATCGGATCGATGTTCGGCACAGGAATGTGAGCAATCAGCCGAAAGAGCAGCAGCATTGCCAGCGTGAACAGGATGCGCTGCCGCAGATCGGGCAATCGGAGCGCGTTGACAACCGATTCAAGCATTCAGGATTCTCCTTGCATCGAGGGTGTGCGGCGACCACCCATCGCCTCATGCCCCCGGCGTCGCTTCCGCCTTGCGATGATGCCGGGGCGGATTTGGTCCCCGGCTGCGGCTGCGCCGTTCGACGATCCACGGCGTTTCGATGGCAGCGCCGCCAGCCGCCTCGATGCGCGCGCGCGCACTGGCGCTGAACTTATGCGCATGGATCGTCAGTTTGCGCTCCAGTTCACCGTCGCCAAGGATTTTGACCGGCTTTGCCGGCTGAACCCATCCCTGCTCGATCATTGCGTTGATCGTCAGTTCGGTGCCATCCGGCACATTGTTGAGTTGACCGGTATTGATAATCTGATACTCGATCCGCCAGCGGTTTTTGAAACCGCGCAGTTTCGGCATTTTGCGGGTAATGCGCATCTGCCCGCCCTCGAAGGAAGGGGATGGATTAGGACCGGAGCGCGCCTTCTGTCCCATCATGCCCTTCCCGCCGGTTTTGCCCTTGCCGGAACCAATGCCGCGTCCGATGCGCTTCCGCTTGCGATGCGCGCCCAGTGCGGGCTTCAAGTCGTGCAATTTCATGATCGCTCTTTCTCCATCACGCCTGCGGGCCAGCAGTGAGTTTAGCGCCGTGAGTGCGTCCCACGTTAACGTTTCATGTCATCGCCTGGATGGTCGGCCGGCGCGTCGCGGTCCGGCAGTTCCTCAACGCTGACCAGGTGGCGAACCTTGAAAATCATACCGCGGATCGTCGGCGTATCATCGTGAACGACGACGCTGTTGAGCCGACGCAATCCGAGCGATCGGATCGTTGCTTTCTGGTCGTGACTGTATCCTATCGCACTCTTGCGATACGTGATTTTCAACTTGGACATCAGTTAAGCCTCCTGCGACGCCGGCTCGCGACGCATGCGCCGCAGGTGCAGTTCTCTTGGCGTCATGCCGCGCATACGTGCCTGCTCTTCGAGTGATGTCAACGAACTGAGCGCTTTGAACGTCGCCTTCACCACGTTGATCGGATTATTGCTGCCATAGCGTTTCGAGAGCACATCCTTGATGCCGGCCATCTCGAGCACCGGGCGCACACCACGACCGGCGATCACGCCGGCGCCGGGGGCAGCCGGGAGCAGGCGCACCTTTGATGCGGCGAACTCTTCCTGCACCTCGTGCGGAATGGTCGTGCCAGCAAGCGGCACCCGGATCAGGTTCTTTTTGGCTGCTTCCACTCCCTTGCGGATCGCCTCCGGCACCTCGGCGGCTTTCCCCATGCCGATGCCGACGTGCCCCTTCCCATCGCCAACCACGACGACGGTGCTGAAACTGAAGCGGCGCCCGCCCTTGACCACCTTCGAGACGCGGTTGATCTGCACCACGCGCTCTTCGAGTTCAAGTTCATCCG
This region includes:
- the rpsK gene encoding 30S ribosomal protein S11, with the protein product MAKQSAKGSTTTKRQRGKRREKKNVPRGQAHIQSTFNNTIVTITDPNGNVVCWSSAGQNGFKGSRKSTPYAAQIAAENAARKAIENGMRQIEVFVKGPGAGREAAIRSLQAAGLQVTAITDVTPIPHNGCRPPKRRRV
- the infA gene encoding translation initiation factor IF-1, with translation MSKKKDVIEMEGTITEPLPNAMFRVKLENGHEVLAHISGRMRMNYIRILKGDRVLVELSPYDLTRGRITYRYK
- the rpsM gene encoding 30S ribosomal protein S13, producing the protein MARIAGVDLPRNKTIEIAITYIFGIGRSNGADVLRKANVNPATRVRDLTEEEVSRIREIVEREYRVEGDLRREIQMNIKRLMDIGCYRGLRHRKGLPVRGQRTRTNARTRRGRRGQAIGIKKKTLKK
- the secY gene encoding preprotein translocase subunit SecY, producing MLESVVNALRLPDLRQRILFTLAMLLLFRLIAHIPVPNIDPMALESLRLALQGNQLAQLLNIFAGGALQNLSVAAMGVYPYITAQIILQLLVPLIPALEELRKEGEQGRMRLNRITFYLTIPMALLQAYGQTLTLERSLRTGQALFQTPFDIVNNFFPTFTILMSMLAGTMLLVWLGEQIQERGIGNGVSMIIFAGIVAGLPGLIIQAFTTVELGGLEQAIGLIAFLIIALGTIIGIVLMHEGQRRIPVQYAKRVRGNRVYGGQSSHIPLKVNMAGMIPLIFAQSIIIFPGTIASYGCPEQVAPPNASVLKQIACFTYQTFSPQYGGGTLVYSIALFVLVYFFTYFYTKVIFDQQNIPETLQRNGGFIPGIRPGKRTEEYLDQVVSRITRIGALFLGTVAILPFITQQLTGVPIGLGATALLIVVGVAVDTMRQLEAQLVMRNYEGFINR
- a CDS encoding DNA-directed RNA polymerase subunit alpha, which codes for MLDIAMPKIEVVTAAENYGRFKIEPLDPGYGHTLGNALRRVLLSSIPGAAITKIKIDGVFHEFSTISGIKEDVTEIVLNIKGVRLRSYAERPVKISLSKRGSGIVRAADIDAPSNVEIVNPFHYICTIDRDDAMLEMEMTVERGRGYLPADQRDALPIGEIPIDAIFTPVPKVNYVVENIRVGQATDFDSLLIEIWTDGTIKPGDALSHAAQVLVQYSQTIADFNRLSTETESTAAPNGLAIPADIYDTPIEELDLSTRTYNCLKRADITKVGQVLEMDEKALLSVRNLGQKSMEEIRDKLIERGYIPRIGQTTNSSPAGIES
- the rpsD gene encoding 30S ribosomal protein S4 — encoded protein: MARYIGPVGKISRRLGIGITEKGQRILAKRPFPPGQHGPSARRRQVSDYGLQLLEKQKARYIYGVLERQFRRIFEKAQRFPGETGAYLLILLERRLDNVVYRLGFATTRAQARQLVTHGHITVNGRKTNIPSYTVRVGETIAVRPESRRRMYFKNLVESGALAKHKAPDWLRLNPADLSGEVVAMPRREDAEPGINEQLIVEFYSR
- the rpmJ gene encoding 50S ribosomal protein L36 produces the protein MKVQASVKPRCEYCRVIKRKGVLRVICSRQPKHKQRQG
- the rplO gene encoding 50S ribosomal protein L15 translates to MKLHDLKPALGAHRKRKRIGRGIGSGKGKTGGKGMMGQKARSGPNPSPSFEGGQMRITRKMPKLRGFKNRWRIEYQIINTGQLNNVPDGTELTINAMIEQGWVQPAKPVKILGDGELERKLTIHAHKFSASARARIEAAGGAAIETPWIVERRSRSRGPNPPRHHRKAEATPGA
- a CDS encoding adenylate kinase, which translates into the protein MDIILLGAPGAGKGTQAKYLEEHTGMVHVASGDLFRAALRQGTELGMLAKSYMDRGELVPDEVVIRMIIERISKPDCIRGVIFDGFPRTREQARALEAELNKQGRRIDVVLYIRVPEDMLLRRIAGRQTCKTCGATYNIYYFPSKHPNICDDCGGKLYQRSDDTMETARHRLEVYFAQTMPLIEYYRDQGLLVEIDGRREISQVTRSMIEALTMYAANATPTGDRV
- the rpmD gene encoding 50S ribosomal protein L30 — protein: MSKLKITYRKSAIGYSHDQKATIRSLGLRRLNSVVVHDDTPTIRGMIFKVRHLVSVEELPDRDAPADHPGDDMKR
- the rpsE gene encoding 30S ribosomal protein S5: MIKRRIHTDELELEERVVQINRVSKVVKGGRRFSFSTVVVVGDGKGHVGIGMGKAAEVPEAIRKGVEAAKKNLIRVPLAGTTIPHEVQEEFAASKVRLLPAAPGAGVIAGRGVRPVLEMAGIKDVLSKRYGSNNPINVVKATFKALSSLTSLEEQARMRGMTPRELHLRRMRREPASQEA